One Hippea jasoniae genomic region harbors:
- a CDS encoding methyltransferase domain-containing protein: MKKFYSDFLKKQSFLNSKSKSYFYSNLDYLKSQGFKCTMDLHNKIVLELGAGAGRLTKNLYNMGIIKKTKKYYIVEPSDGIEEIKLFFKTKNCNQIEFIKDKLENLDKYIEKESIDYFICYGVLPHINLSLDDIFDKFNYFIKKKGKLHVVFSYYGFQKKIADKIRKKIYSKNIIIRQTISLLNLLLQITLFNLKILRGWYIENFIYSPHFGIVDKYLTFIEYYSVNPYNIQYNYKDIINAAVKNGFDIDEMGDYSLSIVFLKKGLRTIENNIINIEDRKLYCVYLKQKDYFYRLVINKIQQKYPDIELIEIEYNELNKVKKDNKTIVFCWNYYDNSYFIYKNKMDSNKENKILFFQMLI; the protein is encoded by the coding sequence ATGAAAAAATTTTATTCTGATTTCCTAAAAAAACAATCTTTTCTTAATAGTAAAAGTAAAAGTTATTTTTATTCAAACTTAGACTATTTAAAAAGTCAGGGATTTAAATGTACAATGGATTTGCACAATAAAATTGTATTAGAATTAGGTGCGGGAGCAGGTAGATTAACAAAAAATTTATATAATATGGGAATAATTAAAAAAACAAAAAAATACTATATTGTTGAACCGTCAGATGGTATAGAAGAAATAAAATTATTTTTTAAAACAAAAAATTGTAATCAAATTGAATTTATTAAAGATAAGTTAGAAAATTTAGATAAATATATAGAAAAGGAAAGCATTGATTATTTTATATGTTATGGAGTTCTTCCCCATATTAATTTATCCTTAGATGACATTTTTGATAAATTTAACTACTTTATAAAAAAGAAAGGGAAGCTGCATGTTGTTTTTTCATATTATGGTTTTCAAAAAAAAATAGCTGATAAAATTAGGAAAAAAATTTATTCAAAAAACATCATAATTAGACAAACCATTTCTCTATTAAATTTATTGTTGCAAATTACTTTATTTAATCTTAAAATATTAAGAGGTTGGTATATAGAAAATTTTATTTATTCACCCCATTTCGGTATAGTAGATAAATATTTAACTTTTATAGAATATTATTCAGTAAATCCATACAATATCCAATATAATTACAAGGATATAATAAATGCAGCAGTTAAAAATGGTTTCGATATAGATGAAATGGGCGATTATTCTTTATCTATAGTTTTTTTAAAAAAAGGCTTAAGAACTATTGAAAATAATATTATCAACATAGAAGATAGAAAATTGTATTGTGTTTATTTAAAACAAAAAGATTATTTTTATAGATTAGTGATTAATAAAATACAACAAAAATATCCTGATATTGAATTAATAGAAATCGAATACAATGAATTAAATAAAGTAAAAAAAGATAATAAAACTATTGTTTTTTGTTGGAATTATTACGATAACTCATATTTTATTTATAAAAATAAAATGGATTCCAACAAGGAGAATAAAATACTTTTTTTTCAAATGTTAATTTAA